Proteins encoded together in one Pseudomonadota bacterium window:
- the rpmF gene encoding 50S ribosomal protein L32: MAVPKRKTTPSKRGMRRSHDALKVEAFQECPNCGELKRPHHVCGACGYYNGREIIAPSY, encoded by the coding sequence ATGGCTGTCCCCAAGAGGAAAACAACGCCGTCGAAGCGCGGCATGCGGCGCTCGCACGATGCTCTCAAGGTCGAGGCGTTTCAGGAATGCCCGAATTGCGGCGAACTGAAGCGTCCGCATCACGTTTGCGGTGCCTGCGGCTATTATAATGGCCGGGAAATAATTGCTCCGAGCTACTAA
- a CDS encoding ATP-dependent DNA helicase codes for MTPLAFPAIHASHSGIWLRDNQGETRRLGRGEAVALAADTPVILLNAPLIGQRIGYADISGLDLLELFAFVHPARFMVPTPAGLLKALNLSLPSRKQEGLIDDPDVPALLHTAAETLLTSLQSPDWAEREGAWDVAQALHRQRWAWAGEVIRRLRKPERAEKWLFSRLSEWEEEAPRPAPGTVTLDEEMVIDQLDALTGQGAEKREGQVAYAKSAAQVFAPRARRNAPNMLLAEAGTGIGKTLGYLAPASLWAAEADGAVWVSTYTKALQRQLRQETRRIYPDAHILKHKVVVRKGRENYLCLLNLEDALQGGFSGRPAIFAQLVARWAAYSRDGDMIGGDMPGWLPALFRRKGATALTDRRGECIYAGCPHYRKCFIEKASRASAQADIVIANHALVMVNAVRGRDEQGHASRIIFDEGHHLFDAADSMFSAALTGQEAIEIRRWVIGPEGNARGRRRGLAARLADVASYDDEGGTAIEAARMAASLLPGEGWLQRLIEGTPQGEIEALFAAIRTLVYARDESGSQDAGYGLETECAELSGELLEAAARAASTIDRLLKPLITLGNRLEALLLDGPDWMDAPARARIEGALGSLGWRTDSLSSWLSMLSALGGPADADFIDWLAVDRYEGREYDVGLHRRWIDPTRPLAETVLKPAHGVMVTSATLKSGDDWPQAIARTGAAHMPVEAQRFAANSPFDYAARSRILIVTDIKRGDIAALANGYARLIEASGGGALGLFTAIRRLRAVHGRIADRLAEHGLPLYAQHVDPIDTGTLVDIFRDDPRATLLGTDALRDGVDVPGHSLRLVVMEGVPWPKPSIVHKARKLANGGSAYDDQIIKARLAQAFGRLIRSKQDHGHFVVLSAAFPSRLLGAFPEGTPVSRVTLAEAVMAVQNHIIGDGTESPDQPDQDQPRQDPIAT; via the coding sequence ATGACTCCCCTAGCCTTTCCTGCCATTCATGCAAGCCATAGCGGCATCTGGCTGCGCGATAATCAGGGCGAGACCCGACGGCTGGGCCGCGGCGAGGCGGTGGCGCTGGCGGCGGATACGCCCGTGATCCTGCTCAACGCGCCGCTGATCGGGCAGCGGATAGGCTATGCGGATATTTCCGGGCTGGATCTGTTGGAGCTGTTCGCCTTTGTGCATCCGGCAAGGTTTATGGTGCCGACGCCAGCGGGTTTACTGAAAGCACTGAACCTGTCTCTCCCCTCCCGTAAACAGGAGGGGCTTATTGACGATCCCGACGTCCCCGCCCTGCTCCACACCGCTGCTGAGACCCTGCTCACCTCCCTGCAATCTCCCGATTGGGCCGAGCGGGAGGGGGCATGGGATGTAGCCCAAGCCTTGCACCGCCAGCGTTGGGCATGGGCAGGGGAAGTCATCCGCCGCCTGCGCAAGCCAGAACGCGCGGAGAAATGGCTGTTCTCAAGGCTTTCCGAATGGGAGGAGGAAGCACCCCGCCCTGCCCCCGGCACGGTCACTCTGGATGAAGAGATGGTGATCGACCAACTCGATGCGCTGACCGGTCAAGGCGCCGAGAAACGTGAAGGACAAGTTGCCTATGCCAAATCGGCAGCGCAGGTCTTTGCCCCACGCGCGCGTCGCAACGCCCCCAATATGCTGCTTGCCGAAGCAGGCACCGGGATCGGTAAGACGCTTGGCTATCTCGCCCCGGCATCGCTCTGGGCGGCAGAGGCCGACGGTGCTGTCTGGGTTTCGACCTATACCAAGGCGCTGCAGCGCCAGCTGCGACAGGAAACGCGGCGCATCTACCCCGATGCGCATATCCTCAAGCACAAGGTGGTGGTCCGCAAGGGCCGGGAAAACTATCTCTGCCTGCTGAACCTCGAAGATGCATTGCAGGGCGGTTTCAGCGGCCGTCCGGCGATCTTCGCCCAGCTGGTGGCGCGCTGGGCCGCCTATAGCCGTGACGGCGACATGATCGGCGGCGATATGCCCGGATGGCTGCCCGCCCTGTTCCGCCGCAAGGGTGCCACCGCCCTGACCGACCGGCGCGGCGAGTGCATCTATGCCGGCTGCCCGCATTATCGCAAATGCTTCATTGAAAAGGCCAGCCGCGCCAGTGCCCAGGCCGATATCGTCATCGCCAACCATGCACTGGTGATGGTGAATGCCGTGCGCGGCCGCGACGAACAGGGCCATGCCAGCCGCATCATCTTCGATGAGGGGCATCATCTGTTCGATGCCGCCGACAGCATGTTTTCCGCTGCGCTGACCGGGCAGGAGGCAATTGAGATTCGCCGCTGGGTAATCGGACCAGAGGGCAATGCGCGCGGACGACGGCGCGGTCTGGCGGCGCGACTGGCCGACGTCGCCAGCTATGATGACGAAGGCGGTACGGCGATTGAAGCGGCGCGCATGGCGGCCAGCCTGCTCCCCGGCGAAGGGTGGCTACAGCGGCTGATCGAAGGGACACCGCAAGGCGAGATAGAGGCGCTTTTCGCCGCCATTCGCACGCTGGTCTATGCGCGGGATGAAAGCGGTTCGCAGGATGCCGGCTATGGGCTGGAAACCGAATGCGCCGAGCTAAGCGGCGAACTGCTCGAAGCTGCGGCCAGGGCTGCCAGTACCATCGACCGGCTACTCAAGCCATTGATCACCTTGGGCAATCGGCTTGAAGCATTGCTGCTTGATGGTCCCGATTGGATGGATGCACCGGCGCGGGCACGGATCGAAGGTGCTTTAGGCAGCCTCGGCTGGCGCACCGACAGCCTGTCTTCCTGGCTCTCGATGCTCTCGGCGTTGGGCGGACCGGCCGATGCCGACTTTATCGACTGGCTGGCGGTCGACCGTTATGAAGGGCGCGAATATGATGTCGGTCTGCATCGCCGCTGGATCGATCCGACCCGGCCATTGGCAGAGACGGTTCTCAAACCCGCCCATGGTGTGATGGTCACTTCAGCAACACTGAAAAGCGGTGATGACTGGCCACAAGCCATTGCCCGTACCGGCGCAGCGCATATGCCGGTTGAAGCGCAACGCTTTGCCGCAAACAGCCCGTTCGACTATGCCGCACGCTCCAGGATTCTGATCGTCACTGATATCAAGCGCGGCGATATCGCGGCACTGGCCAATGGCTATGCCCGACTGATCGAGGCATCCGGGGGTGGTGCGCTGGGGCTGTTCACTGCCATCCGGCGGTTGCGCGCGGTGCATGGCCGTATCGCCGACCGGCTGGCCGAGCATGGACTGCCGCTTTACGCCCAGCATGTCGACCCGATCGACACCGGCACTTTGGTCGATATTTTCCGCGATGATCCGCGCGCGACTTTGCTCGGGACCGATGCACTGCGCGATGGTGTCGATGTCCCCGGCCATTCGCTGCGACTGGTTGTGATGGAAGGCGTGCCCTGGCCCAAGCCCAGCATCGTGCATAAGGCGCGCAAACTGGCCAATGGCGGCTCGGCCTATGATGACCAGATTATCAAGGCGCGACTGGCTCAGGCCTTTGGCCGGCTGATCCGCAGCAAGCAGGATCATGGCCATTTCGTTGTGCTGTCCGCCGCCTTTCCCTCACGCCTGCTCGGCGCTTTCCCGGAAGGCACACCGGTGTCGCGGGTAACGCTTGCAGAGGCGGTCATGGCGGTCCAAAATCATATTATCGGAGATGGTACCGAGTCGCCGGATCAACCGGATCAGGATCAGCCCAGGCAGGACCCAATAGCGACATGA
- a CDS encoding ABC transporter ATP-binding protein produces the protein MTRPLVETHNLVKSYHLGGETIHAVNGVSLTINSGEYVAIMGASGSGKSTFMNMIGCLDVPTSGEVFIDGISTAEMTSDALAQLRNQKIGFVFQQFNLLARTSSIDNVAVPLIYAGLDTETRRQRATAKLIDMGLGERLHNTPAKLSGGQQQRVAIARALVTEPLILLADEPTGALDSRTSEDIMTIFQQLNDAGITLIVVTHESEIANHAKRRIEFRDGNVIEDRPVDNRTVATGAGAAEMERAD, from the coding sequence ATGACGCGCCCACTGGTTGAGACCCACAATCTGGTAAAGAGCTACCATCTGGGTGGAGAGACAATCCATGCCGTCAATGGCGTTTCGCTGACCATCAATAGCGGCGAATATGTCGCCATCATGGGCGCCAGCGGCTCGGGTAAATCGACATTCATGAACATGATCGGCTGCCTGGATGTCCCGACCAGTGGCGAGGTCTTTATCGACGGCATATCGACGGCAGAGATGACCAGCGATGCGCTGGCCCAGCTGCGCAACCAGAAAATCGGTTTCGTGTTCCAGCAGTTCAACCTGCTGGCACGAACATCTTCAATCGACAATGTTGCGGTGCCGCTAATCTATGCCGGTCTGGACACAGAGACGCGGCGTCAGCGCGCCACAGCCAAGCTGATCGATATGGGGCTTGGAGAGCGGTTGCATAACACGCCTGCCAAGCTGTCAGGAGGCCAGCAACAGCGCGTCGCCATTGCCCGCGCACTGGTGACCGAACCGCTGATCCTGTTGGCGGACGAACCCACAGGTGCGCTCGATTCGCGCACATCGGAAGATATCATGACGATCTTCCAGCAGCTCAACGACGCCGGCATTACCCTTATCGTGGTCACGCATGAGAGCGAAATTGCCAATCATGCCAAGCGCCGGATCGAGTTCCGCGATGGCAATGTTATCGAGGACCGACCGGTGGACAACCGCACTGTGGCGACAGGCGCCGGTGCAGCAGAGATGGAACGGGCTGACTGA
- a CDS encoding MAPEG family protein, producing MDIPITLTMAALAALINIWLAVRIGRVRGSEKVSVGDGGSDIVLRRMRAQANFVENTPFVLALIAALEIAGHGSIMLWSIGYIYMAARIAHGFGMDGGALEKGRMVGTIITLLTLLLLALYAAAVALGLTPH from the coding sequence ATGGATATTCCGATAACCCTCACCATGGCCGCACTGGCAGCCCTGATCAACATTTGGCTAGCCGTTCGCATCGGGCGGGTACGCGGCAGCGAGAAGGTCAGCGTTGGCGATGGCGGCAGCGATATCGTGCTGCGCCGTATGCGCGCCCAGGCCAATTTCGTCGAGAACACGCCGTTTGTACTGGCACTGATCGCAGCGCTGGAGATTGCCGGTCATGGCAGCATCATGCTGTGGTCGATCGGCTATATCTATATGGCCGCACGCATCGCGCATGGTTTTGGCATGGATGGCGGCGCGCTGGAAAAAGGCCGGATGGTCGGCACCATCATCACCCTGCTGACGCTGTTGCTGCTGGCGCTCTATGCGGCTGCAGTCGCTTTGGGGCTTACGCCGCACTAA
- a CDS encoding lysine--tRNA ligase, translated as MDYREAAMTSKAWPFEEARKLLKRFRDDKGKPTTKPAGVPMLFETGYGPSGLPHIGTFNEVLRTTMVRRAYETLTAHENGESAPTRLIAFSDDMDGFRKVPGNVPNQDMLAEHLHKPLTQVPDPFGEYDSFAHHNNARLRQFLDQYGFDYEFMSSTEQYMSGAFDDTLKLVLQRYQQIMDIMLPTLGKERQVTYSPVLPISPRTGHVLQVPVEVVDAEAGLVRFEDQGEMIEHNILSGGAKLQWKVDWAMRWTALGVDYEMYGKDLTDSGVQSGKIAKVLGARKPEGLIYEMFLDDKGEKISKSKGNGLSIEEWLRYGSEESLAFYIFREPKSAKQLHLGVIPRAVDDYFQFRTNWHGQEADKRLGNPVHHVHNGAVPEESIPVTFGLLLNLVGVMGDVPKEQIWGYLRQYAPDATAERYPDLDGLIDNALAYSRDFIAPTLQRRKPQGGEVAALERLDAELATLPDHAAAEDIQTIVYTIGKDEAYGFGNLRDWFKALYETLLGSEQGPRMGSFIALYGVENTRTLIREALS; from the coding sequence ATGGATTATCGCGAAGCAGCAATGACCTCAAAGGCCTGGCCATTTGAAGAGGCACGCAAGTTGCTGAAACGTTTCCGCGATGACAAGGGCAAGCCGACCACCAAGCCAGCCGGTGTACCGATGCTGTTCGAGACCGGCTATGGTCCCTCGGGCCTGCCGCATATCGGCACGTTTAACGAGGTGCTGCGCACAACCATGGTGCGTCGCGCCTATGAGACGCTGACCGCCCATGAAAATGGGGAGTCTGCGCCGACGCGGCTGATCGCCTTTTCCGATGATATGGATGGGTTCCGCAAGGTGCCGGGCAATGTTCCCAATCAGGATATGCTCGCCGAACATCTGCATAAGCCGCTGACTCAGGTGCCCGATCCGTTTGGCGAATATGACAGCTTTGCGCATCACAATAATGCACGGCTGCGGCAGTTTCTCGATCAGTACGGCTTTGACTATGAGTTCATGTCCTCGACCGAGCAGTACATGTCGGGCGCATTTGATGACACGCTGAAGCTTGTCCTCCAGCGCTACCAGCAGATCATGGACATCATGCTGCCGACCCTCGGCAAGGAGCGTCAGGTGACCTATTCGCCGGTGCTGCCGATCAGTCCCAGGACCGGCCATGTGCTGCAGGTGCCGGTCGAGGTGGTCGATGCCGAAGCCGGTCTGGTGCGGTTTGAAGATCAGGGCGAGATGATCGAGCACAATATCCTCTCCGGCGGTGCCAAGCTGCAATGGAAGGTCGACTGGGCGATGCGCTGGACCGCGCTCGGCGTCGATTATGAGATGTATGGCAAGGACCTCACCGATAGCGGCGTGCAGTCGGGCAAGATTGCCAAGGTGCTCGGCGCGCGTAAGCCGGAAGGGCTGATCTATGAGATGTTCCTCGATGACAAGGGCGAGAAAATCTCCAAGTCCAAGGGCAATGGCCTCAGCATCGAGGAATGGCTGCGCTATGGCAGCGAGGAGAGCCTGGCTTTCTACATCTTCCGCGAGCCGAAATCGGCCAAGCAGCTGCATCTCGGTGTGATCCCGCGCGCGGTCGACGACTATTTCCAGTTTCGCACCAACTGGCATGGCCAGGAAGCCGACAAGCGGCTCGGCAACCCGGTGCACCATGTCCATAATGGCGCGGTGCCGGAGGAAAGCATCCCCGTGACCTTCGGCCTGTTGCTCAATCTGGTCGGCGTTATGGGCGATGTCCCCAAGGAGCAGATCTGGGGCTATCTGCGCCAATATGCGCCCGATGCGACCGCCGAGCGCTATCCGGACCTTGATGGCCTGATCGATAACGCGCTGGCCTATAGCCGCGACTTTATCGCGCCGACATTACAGCGCCGCAAGCCACAAGGTGGCGAGGTTGCCGCACTCGAGCGGCTGGATGCTGAACTGGCGACACTGCCTGATCATGCAGCGGCCGAGGATATCCAGACCATCGTATACACCATCGGCAAGGATGAGGCCTATGGCTTCGGCAATCTGCGCGACTGGTTCAAGGCGCTGTATGAGACGCTGCTCGGCTCCGAACAAGGCCCGCGCATGGGCAGCTTTATCGCGCTGTACGGCGTGGAGAATACGCGCACGCTGATCCGGGAGGCGCTGTCATGA
- a CDS encoding integration host factor subunit alpha gives MRSVGTLTRADLADTINRQVGLSRADSAQIVESIIDHICDALVDGEHVKISGFGTFLLRDKGERIGRNPKTGVEVPITPRRVLTFRASQLMKQRIVAGD, from the coding sequence ATGCGTTCAGTAGGCACCTTAACCCGCGCGGATCTGGCTGATACGATCAATCGTCAGGTCGGGCTCTCCCGTGCCGACTCGGCGCAGATTGTAGAGTCGATCATTGACCATATCTGCGATGCCCTGGTCGATGGCGAACATGTCAAAATATCCGGCTTCGGCACCTTCCTTTTGCGCGACAAGGGTGAACGTATCGGTCGCAATCCAAAGACCGGTGTCGAGGTTCCGATTACCCCGCGCCGGGTGCTCACATTCCGCGCCAGTCAGTTGATGAAACAGCGCATAGTTGCAGGCGACTGA
- a CDS encoding efflux RND transporter periplasmic adaptor subunit: MRRILGWMRQHWIITTIAILITAFAGYRIIAGSSPGYEYVAEDVSRGDVIRTVSASGSLRALNTINVGSEISGQITAVYVDFNSTVVKGQLLAEIDSTRPRAQVTQARAQVDLARASLAQALAAIRQAETDVVVQSREFERRKTLEARGFVSGAGLDQAENALVTAKATLSTARAQAQSARAQIAQSSAQLASAELDLSRTRIIAPTSGVVIDKLVEPGTTVAANFQTPNLFTIAADTSRMQVEAAVDEADIGEVREDQKVRFTVDAYPDEVFQASVQQIRKSATEENSAVSYLVILDVNNKDGKLLTGMTANVDIITGRRTNVVRVPVSATRFRPRLQDRDTAARREEPKAVNQATVWRVGDDPYKPDSQLIETGLQGEEYVEVVKGLAENTRIVVRSRNLDGNNADPDAAGAGG, translated from the coding sequence GTGCGACGAATATTGGGCTGGATGCGTCAGCACTGGATCATCACGACTATCGCCATTTTGATCACCGCATTTGCCGGCTATCGCATCATTGCCGGATCATCACCGGGCTATGAATATGTCGCTGAAGACGTCTCCCGTGGCGATGTCATTCGCACCGTCTCGGCCAGTGGTTCATTGCGCGCATTGAACACAATCAATGTCGGTTCGGAAATTTCCGGCCAAATCACCGCTGTGTATGTCGATTTCAACTCCACCGTGGTCAAGGGGCAGTTGCTTGCCGAGATCGATTCCACACGGCCCCGCGCCCAGGTTACCCAGGCCAGAGCCCAGGTCGATCTCGCGCGTGCCAGCCTCGCTCAGGCGCTGGCGGCCATCCGTCAGGCGGAAACCGATGTCGTGGTACAGAGCCGGGAATTTGAACGCCGCAAGACGCTCGAAGCAAGAGGCTTTGTTTCGGGTGCAGGGCTGGATCAGGCCGAAAATGCCCTTGTCACCGCCAAGGCGACGTTAAGCACCGCCAGGGCCCAGGCGCAAAGTGCCCGGGCGCAGATCGCTCAAAGCTCGGCACAGCTTGCATCGGCCGAGCTGGATTTGTCACGCACCCGGATCATCGCCCCCACCAGCGGCGTGGTTATCGACAAGCTCGTCGAGCCAGGGACGACCGTTGCCGCCAATTTCCAGACGCCCAATCTGTTCACAATCGCAGCCGACACAAGCCGCATGCAGGTCGAAGCGGCAGTCGATGAAGCTGATATCGGCGAGGTTCGCGAGGACCAGAAAGTACGCTTCACTGTCGACGCCTATCCCGATGAGGTTTTTCAGGCCAGCGTTCAACAAATTCGAAAATCCGCAACCGAGGAGAACAGTGCTGTGAGCTATCTCGTCATCCTCGATGTCAACAACAAGGATGGCAAATTGCTCACCGGGATGACGGCGAATGTCGATATCATCACCGGTCGCAGGACCAATGTGGTGCGGGTTCCGGTATCGGCAACGCGCTTTCGGCCACGTCTGCAGGATCGCGACACCGCAGCCAGGAGGGAAGAACCAAAGGCCGTCAACCAGGCGACCGTCTGGCGCGTCGGCGATGACCCCTATAAACCCGACAGCCAGTTGATCGAAACCGGCCTGCAGGGCGAGGAATATGTCGAGGTCGTCAAGGGACTGGCCGAGAACACACGGATAGTGGTGCGATCACGCAATCTCGACGGCAACAATGCCGATCCAGATGCTGCTGGTGCAGGCGGATAA
- a CDS encoding MerR family transcriptional regulator, which yields MQKSDDALRTIGEVSEALSVKPHILRYWEEQFSMLNPLKRAGGRRYYRPEDIALLRRIDRLLNEEGYTIRGAQKALKNGDGKSRAVSGKTPALVTAEPFEPVLPLSGRSTLSETMLIELRAIRSELVDALDKSG from the coding sequence ATGCAAAAATCAGACGATGCATTGCGCACAATTGGCGAAGTATCCGAGGCGCTGTCGGTAAAACCCCATATTCTGCGCTATTGGGAAGAGCAGTTCTCCATGCTCAACCCGCTCAAACGCGCGGGGGGCAGGCGATATTACCGGCCGGAAGATATCGCCCTGCTGCGCCGGATCGACAGGCTGCTTAATGAAGAAGGCTATACCATCAGGGGGGCACAGAAGGCGCTGAAGAATGGCGATGGCAAAAGCCGTGCTGTTTCGGGGAAAACCCCGGCCCTGGTTACGGCTGAGCCGTTCGAACCGGTGCTACCATTGTCGGGCAGGAGCACATTGTCAGAAACGATGCTCATCGAACTGCGCGCCATTCGCAGCGAACTGGTGGATGCGCTCGACAAGAGCGGTTAG
- the plsX gene encoding phosphate acyltransferase PlsX, with amino-acid sequence MKQRIAIDAMGGDHGVAVMLAGAALARHRHDSFQFLLVGDQPRIEKALDNHPGLRAASEILHSEKQITGDIRPSQAVRQSRGTSMGMAIDAVKAGEASAAVSAGNTGALMAIAKLALRTMPGIDRPALAALLPTLGDHDVIMLDLGANTECNARNLVQFAVMGAAYSRILYDFDAPRVRLLNIGTEDMKGTEDLRDAAQMLKDAVNLPMAFEGFTEADKISRGDVDVIVSDGFSGNIALKAVEGAARFVTDLLKRSFASSLRSKFGFLISRPATELLRHHLDPNNHNGAVFLGLNGVVVKSHGSADDKGVANAVEVAARLVKHDVTQRIVDDLGNFDTSADEPDQKQAV; translated from the coding sequence ATGAAGCAACGAATTGCGATTGATGCAATGGGCGGCGACCATGGGGTCGCCGTTATGCTTGCTGGTGCCGCTCTCGCGCGTCATCGCCATGACAGTTTCCAGTTCCTGCTGGTGGGTGACCAGCCGCGCATCGAAAAGGCGCTGGACAACCATCCCGGATTGCGCGCGGCTTCGGAAATTCTCCACAGCGAAAAACAGATTACCGGCGATATCCGCCCAAGCCAGGCGGTGCGCCAATCCCGTGGTACCTCGATGGGCATGGCGATTGATGCGGTAAAGGCCGGCGAGGCCTCCGCCGCAGTCAGCGCCGGCAATACCGGCGCGCTGATGGCGATAGCCAAGCTGGCGCTGCGCACCATGCCGGGGATTGACCGGCCGGCACTGGCGGCGCTGCTGCCGACGCTGGGCGATCATGATGTCATCATGCTCGATCTTGGCGCCAATACCGAATGCAATGCCCGCAATCTGGTGCAGTTTGCCGTGATGGGTGCCGCCTATTCGCGTATTCTCTATGACTTTGATGCTCCCCGGGTACGGCTGCTCAATATCGGTACAGAAGATATGAAGGGTACCGAAGATCTGCGCGATGCAGCGCAGATGCTGAAAGATGCGGTAAATCTGCCCATGGCGTTTGAAGGCTTTACCGAGGCGGACAAAATCTCGCGCGGTGATGTCGATGTGATCGTTTCCGATGGCTTCTCCGGCAATATCGCTCTGAAAGCGGTAGAAGGGGCAGCGCGCTTTGTGACCGATTTGCTGAAGCGCAGCTTTGCCAGTTCGCTGCGTTCCAAATTCGGTTTCCTGATCTCGCGTCCGGCGACAGAATTGCTGCGCCATCATCTCGATCCGAATAATCATAATGGCGCGGTTTTTCTTGGCCTGAATGGCGTGGTGGTGAAAAGCCATGGCAGCGCGGATGACAAAGGTGTCGCCAATGCGGTTGAGGTTGCGGCGCGGCTGGTAAAGCATGATGTCACCCAGCGCATTGTCGACGATCTTGGAAATTTTGATACCAGCGCCGACGAGCCGGATCAGAAGCAGGCGGTGTAA
- a CDS encoding histidine phosphatase family protein: MKTLAILRHAKSDWSDGQTRDFDRPLNARGIKGATVMGAYIKANHMQFDAVVASPAARVTETLEHVESQLDSKFTTQWDRRIYLASSATLLELLREQDDAASVLMIAGHNPGLEDLILELLPDDGSSPMRDQVETKFPTGALAILKTDIDAWQDLGSAPAQLELLVRPRDIDPELGPEVRH, translated from the coding sequence ATGAAAACACTCGCGATCCTCAGGCATGCCAAGTCCGACTGGTCCGATGGACAGACCCGCGACTTCGATCGTCCGCTCAACGCCCGTGGCATCAAAGGGGCCACCGTGATGGGGGCCTATATCAAGGCCAACCATATGCAGTTTGACGCGGTGGTGGCCTCACCGGCAGCGCGTGTCACCGAGACGCTGGAGCATGTCGAAAGCCAGCTCGACAGCAAATTCACCACCCAGTGGGACCGACGCATCTATCTCGCCTCGTCGGCAACACTGCTCGAACTGTTGCGCGAACAGGATGATGCTGCCTCGGTGCTGATGATCGCCGGGCATAATCCGGGGCTGGAAGATTTGATCCTCGAACTGCTCCCCGATGACGGCAGCAGCCCGATGCGTGACCAAGTAGAAACGAAATTCCCCACAGGCGCGCTGGCGATACTCAAGACCGATATTGACGCATGGCAGGATCTGGGCAGCGCCCCGGCGCAACTCGAACTGCTGGTGCGGCCGCGCGATATTGATCCGGAGCTTGGCCCCGAAGTACGACATTAG
- a CDS encoding beta-ketoacyl-ACP synthase III yields the protein MPRSVIIGTGSALPEKCVSNDELARQHNIDTSDEWIRERSGITQRYIAGEGETTATLAVDAAGKALEAAGMTAADIDLIIVATATPDNTFPATATKVQRMLGTSGGIAFDVAAVCSGFIYALTVADAMLRSGQAGTALVIGAETFSRILDWTDRTTAVLFGDGAGAVVLRRENMPADDGRGILASRLHADGCQHDLLYVDGGPSTTRTVGHVRMLGREVFRQAVGNLSTVMNEVLDDAGLEAADIDWVVPHQANARILDATARKLGLPAEKVIVTVDRHANTSAASVPLALDTGVRDGRITPGDLLILEAMGGGFTWGAVAIRY from the coding sequence ATGCCTCGCTCCGTAATTATCGGTACAGGCTCTGCCTTGCCGGAAAAATGCGTCAGCAACGACGAGCTGGCCCGGCAGCACAATATTGACACCAGCGATGAATGGATCCGCGAGCGCAGCGGCATTACGCAACGCTATATCGCCGGAGAAGGCGAGACGACAGCGACACTGGCGGTCGACGCGGCTGGCAAGGCGCTGGAAGCCGCCGGGATGACGGCAGCGGATATCGACCTTATCATCGTAGCGACCGCTACACCGGACAATACTTTCCCCGCCACCGCTACCAAAGTGCAGCGAATGCTCGGTACTTCAGGCGGCATTGCTTTTGATGTTGCGGCAGTATGTTCGGGGTTTATCTATGCACTGACTGTCGCCGATGCGATGCTGCGATCGGGGCAGGCCGGCACCGCTCTGGTTATCGGTGCCGAAACCTTCAGCCGCATCCTCGACTGGACCGACCGCACCACCGCTGTGCTGTTCGGCGATGGTGCCGGCGCGGTGGTATTGCGGCGCGAGAATATGCCTGCAGATGATGGTCGTGGCATTTTGGCCAGCCGATTGCACGCCGATGGCTGCCAGCATGACCTGCTCTACGTCGATGGTGGCCCCTCAACGACCCGGACAGTCGGCCATGTGCGGATGCTGGGGCGCGAAGTTTTCCGCCAGGCGGTCGGCAATCTCAGCACGGTGATGAACGAGGTTCTCGATGATGCCGGGCTCGAAGCGGCCGATATCGATTGGGTGGTGCCGCATCAGGCCAATGCCCGTATACTCGATGCAACCGCGCGAAAACTGGGCTTGCCGGCGGAGAAGGTCATCGTCACCGTCGACCGGCACGCCAATACTTCGGCTGCATCGGTGCCGTTGGCGCTCGATACCGGAGTGCGCGATGGCCGGATCACGCCGGGCGATCTGCTGATCCTGGAAGCGATGGGCGGCGGGTTTACCTGGGGCGCTGTTGCGATACGTTACTAG